Proteins encoded together in one Triticum dicoccoides isolate Atlit2015 ecotype Zavitan chromosome 7B, WEW_v2.0, whole genome shotgun sequence window:
- the LOC119340431 gene encoding uncharacterized protein LOC119340431, with protein MGKPSQSVLLLLAAALLFPLARSDAASPIDATYDELRSRGFPHGLLRANVTLDAGSGDFAVDLVSSGCRIVLPAYFCLTRRPVAVGFDRSLHHDEFMGSLLHALSGHVEELLGRVVVDPAATCLVADTFFVWPVTLATKLGIAYVTEPALIFNLYYHVHLLSKNGHFGCNVIEEHVGKESRRGKDESRRWR; from the exons ATGGGGAAACCATCCCAATCTGTCCTTCTGCTCCTCGCGGCGGCCCTCCTCTTCCCGCTCGCCCGCTCCGACGCCGCCAGCCCTATCGACGCCACGTACGACGAGCTCCGCAGCCGTGGCTTCCCGCACGGCCTGCTCCGGGCCAACGTCACGCTCGACGCTGGTTCGGGGGACTTCGCCGTAGATCTCGTCTCCTCCGGCTGCCGCATCGTTCTGCCTGCATACTTCTGCCTGACACGGAGGCCCGTGGCCGTGGGGTTCGACCGGTCGCTGCACCACGACGAGTTCATGGGCTCGCTGCTCCACGCACTCTCCGGGCACGTCGAGGAGCTGCTCGGCCGCGTCGTCGTCGACCCGGCCGCGACGTGCCTTGTCGCTGACACCTTCTTCGTGTGGCCGGTGACGCTGGCCACGAAGTTGGGCATCGCGTACGTGACGGAGCCCGCGCTCATCTTCAACCTCTACTACCACGTCCACCTGCTCAGCAAGAACGGACACTTCGGATGCAACG TGATTGAGGAACATGTCGGAAAAGAATCTAGACGCGGAAAGGATGAATCGCGAAGGTGGCGCTGA